From the genome of Clostridium sp. BNL1100, one region includes:
- a CDS encoding acyl carrier protein — protein sequence MIQSGDSLIQQKIKKIILDNIATATINNETDIDSSLIDVGINSLEFVKIIVAIESEFDFEFGDEVLDYRKFPTLRSLFDYVERICSSSI from the coding sequence ATGATACAATCAGGTGATTCATTAATACAGCAAAAAATAAAAAAGATAATTTTAGATAATATTGCTACAGCAACCATAAATAATGAGACAGATATAGACTCAAGTTTGATAGATGTTGGCATTAATTCCCTTGAGTTTGTTAAAATTATTGTTGCTATAGAGAGTGAATTTGATTTTGAATTTGGTGATGAAGTCTTAGATTATAGGAAATTCCCCACTCTGAGATCTTTGTTTGATTATGTGGAACGTATCTGCAGCAGTAGCATATGA
- a CDS encoding Gfo/Idh/MocA family oxidoreductase, translating to MMKDSIKIGIAGCGWIAQNAHIPAFQTIKGVDIISVFDNDIHKTNSVTKKFNINKAYDNYEDFLESEIDAVVISTPNYTHGDFSIKALQKGKHVLCEKPITIHSKDAADIIRVARENKRVFMPGFVNRFREDIKKMADIISKGEIGEIKKIKAGWIRKSGVPRPGTWFTNKELSGGGVLIDLGPHILDLCLMLLKENRVKDIRFKASRNYNSDKDKGASWFDTGEFQNSVIDVEDAITSNIIFEDDTVIDLNLCWMSPVKGDHTYFDVQGSKGTLELKTLFGFSNDRLWDKDSIAVSRLDGFRNEVVFDKSTNNALTAFDGLTRYFISTIRGELSSYLTPEDGYNTVNLIERLYMTENI from the coding sequence ATGATGAAAGACAGTATAAAAATAGGTATTGCAGGTTGTGGATGGATTGCACAAAATGCACATATTCCTGCTTTTCAAACAATTAAAGGAGTGGATATCATATCGGTTTTTGATAACGATATCCACAAAACAAACAGTGTCACAAAAAAATTTAACATTAATAAAGCATATGATAATTATGAGGATTTTCTGGAATCAGAAATCGATGCAGTAGTAATTTCAACTCCTAATTATACACATGGGGATTTTTCTATAAAAGCACTTCAAAAAGGCAAGCATGTCTTGTGTGAAAAGCCCATCACAATTCATAGCAAAGATGCGGCAGATATTATACGGGTTGCTCGGGAAAACAAAAGAGTTTTCATGCCTGGTTTTGTGAATAGGTTCCGCGAAGATATAAAAAAGATGGCCGACATTATCTCAAAAGGAGAAATAGGAGAAATAAAAAAAATAAAAGCAGGCTGGATTAGAAAATCAGGGGTTCCAAGGCCCGGAACCTGGTTCACAAACAAAGAACTCTCAGGTGGAGGTGTTTTAATAGACTTAGGCCCACATATACTTGATTTGTGTCTGATGCTGTTAAAAGAAAATCGTGTAAAAGATATTAGGTTCAAAGCCTCTCGTAATTACAATTCGGATAAAGATAAAGGTGCGTCGTGGTTTGACACGGGAGAGTTTCAGAATTCTGTCATTGATGTGGAAGATGCAATAACCTCCAATATAATATTTGAAGACGATACGGTTATAGATTTGAATTTATGCTGGATGTCACCTGTAAAAGGTGACCATACATATTTTGATGTTCAAGGGTCAAAAGGTACTCTTGAACTTAAAACACTTTTTGGTTTTAGCAATGATAGGCTATGGGACAAGGATTCAATAGCCGTTAGCAGGTTGGATGGTTTTAGAAATGAAGTAGTATTTGATAAAAGTACAAATAATGCACTCACAGCTTTTGATGGGCTTACACGTTACTTTATAAGTACAATTAGGGGTGAATTGTCATCCTATTTAACCCCGGAAGACGGATATAATACTGTAAACTTGATAGAAAGGTTGTATATGACCGAAAATATTTAA
- a CDS encoding type II 3-dehydroquinate dehydratase has product MKRIIGVINGPNINMLGIREPGYYGKETWGDIEARLVKLSVDLNFELIFFQSNHEGDIVDFIQQNIEKVEGFIINPAAYTKGGYAILDALTAIDKPFVEVHLSNIYSRGGWHSESIFAEKAVGQISGFQGYGYELGLRALTNHLKVV; this is encoded by the coding sequence ATGAAAAGAATTATTGGTGTGATAAACGGACCTAACATAAATATGCTGGGGATAAGAGAACCCGGGTACTATGGAAAAGAAACCTGGGGGGATATTGAAGCACGCTTGGTAAAGCTTTCAGTAGATTTGAATTTTGAGCTTATTTTCTTTCAGTCAAATCATGAAGGGGATATCGTAGATTTCATTCAGCAAAATATTGAAAAAGTTGAGGGCTTTATTATTAATCCTGCAGCATATACAAAAGGCGGATATGCTATTCTTGATGCGTTAACTGCAATTGATAAGCCCTTTGTTGAAGTGCATTTATCAAATATTTACTCCAGAGGAGGATGGCATTCGGAATCAATTTTTGCTGAAAAGGCTGTCGGTCAAATATCAGGTTTTCAAGGCTACGGTTATGAACTTGGGCTAAGGGCGCTGACCAATCATTTAAAAGTTGTTTAA
- a CDS encoding ABC transporter substrate-binding protein, whose product MKKRLIALLMCFSLIMAAGCGATGSDSKDSESSQAAQSSTAANDSDSNKLITIGFSQVGAESDWRVANTASMKSALSEKNGFKLIFADAQQKQENQIKAVRDFISQDVDVIAIAPVTETGWETVLGEAKDAGIPVIICDRMIKVSDDSLFSCWVGSDFQKEGVNAAEWLANYIKEKGKTDTQNVVVLQGTIGSSAEIGRTKGFGETIKKYDNFKILAQQTGEFTQAKGQEVMESFLKQYNDIDVVVAQNDNMAFGAIDALKAAGKVPGKDVTIVSFDAVKAAFKSMIAGDMNVSVECNPLHGPRVAELAKKLMNEEKVEKIQYVDEKVYPAEIAEKELPNRQY is encoded by the coding sequence ATGAAAAAAAGGTTAATTGCATTGCTAATGTGCTTTTCATTGATAATGGCAGCAGGTTGCGGAGCAACCGGTTCGGATTCAAAGGATTCTGAATCGTCTCAGGCTGCCCAATCGTCTACAGCTGCTAATGATTCAGACAGCAATAAGTTGATAACTATAGGTTTTTCACAGGTTGGCGCTGAAAGCGACTGGCGTGTAGCTAACACTGCATCCATGAAATCTGCATTATCAGAAAAAAACGGCTTTAAATTAATTTTTGCAGATGCACAGCAAAAGCAGGAAAATCAAATTAAAGCGGTAAGAGATTTTATATCACAGGATGTTGATGTTATTGCAATAGCACCTGTTACAGAAACCGGATGGGAAACTGTATTGGGTGAAGCAAAGGATGCAGGAATACCTGTAATAATTTGTGATAGAATGATAAAGGTTTCAGATGACTCACTCTTTAGCTGTTGGGTTGGTTCAGACTTCCAGAAGGAAGGCGTTAATGCAGCTGAATGGTTGGCTAACTACATAAAAGAAAAAGGCAAGACCGATACACAAAATGTTGTAGTTCTTCAGGGAACAATCGGATCTTCTGCTGAAATAGGCCGTACAAAAGGTTTCGGTGAAACAATAAAGAAATACGACAACTTTAAGATATTGGCACAACAGACCGGAGAATTCACACAGGCAAAAGGACAGGAAGTTATGGAGTCCTTTCTCAAACAATATAATGACATAGATGTAGTTGTAGCACAGAACGATAATATGGCATTTGGAGCAATTGATGCTTTAAAAGCTGCAGGAAAGGTTCCGGGAAAAGATGTAACAATTGTATCCTTTGATGCGGTTAAAGCGGCATTCAAGTCCATGATAGCCGGAGATATGAACGTATCAGTAGAATGTAATCCGTTACATGGACCAAGAGTAGCTGAACTGGCTAAAAAACTTATGAATGAGGAAAAAGTTGAAAAGATCCAGTATGTTGATGAAAAAGTGTACCCTGCTGAAATAGCTGAAAAAGAGCTTCCAAATCGTCAATACTAA
- a CDS encoding alpha-N-arabinofuranosidase: MDNAKMILNKDYIVGPVDKRIYGSFIEHLGRAVYGGIYEPGHPTADKFGFRQDVSEMIRELQVPIVRYPGGNFVSGYNWEDGVGPVDKRPRRTELAWATIETNEIGTNEFATWAKEVGTEVMMAVNLGTRGVDAARNLIEYCNLTQGTYWSDLRKSHGYSQPHNIKTWCLGNEMDGPWQIGTKTAEEYGRLACETAKIMRMVDPTIELVACGSSGSGMPTFAQWEATVLEHTYEHVDYISLHTYYGNQDGDTANFLAKTMDMDAFIKSVVATCDYVKAKKRSKKKINLSFDEWNVWFHSNEADKKIDRWSIAPPQLEDVYNFEDALLVGSMMITLLKNADRVKMACLAQLVNVIAPIMTENGGSAWKQTIYYPYLHTSVFGRGTVLNTIMKAPKFDTKDFTDVSAIDATAVINDNNDEITIFAVNRHMENSMTLDVELNGFGQFEVVEHIVLEHNDVKATNTKENPNNVIPNNNGNAIVEDGSIKASLKNLSWNVIRLKKVK; this comes from the coding sequence ATGGATAACGCAAAAATGATACTTAACAAAGACTATATTGTGGGGCCAGTTGATAAAAGAATTTACGGCTCATTTATTGAACATTTGGGAAGGGCGGTTTACGGTGGAATCTATGAGCCGGGACACCCTACAGCTGACAAATTCGGGTTTAGGCAAGATGTTTCAGAAATGATAAGAGAATTACAAGTGCCGATAGTAAGATATCCCGGCGGAAATTTTGTTTCAGGCTATAATTGGGAGGATGGTGTAGGCCCTGTAGATAAGAGGCCCCGACGCACAGAATTAGCTTGGGCTACAATTGAAACCAACGAAATTGGAACCAATGAGTTTGCAACATGGGCTAAAGAGGTAGGGACAGAAGTTATGATGGCAGTTAATCTGGGAACAAGAGGGGTTGATGCAGCCAGAAATCTTATTGAATACTGTAACCTTACTCAAGGAACATACTGGAGTGATTTGAGAAAGTCTCACGGTTACAGTCAGCCTCACAACATAAAGACCTGGTGTCTTGGAAATGAAATGGATGGCCCTTGGCAGATAGGTACAAAGACTGCGGAGGAATATGGAAGGCTTGCCTGTGAAACAGCAAAGATTATGAGAATGGTAGATCCTACAATAGAATTGGTAGCGTGCGGAAGTTCAGGAAGCGGTATGCCTACATTTGCCCAGTGGGAAGCTACAGTGCTTGAGCACACATATGAACATGTTGATTATATTTCACTTCATACGTATTATGGAAACCAAGACGGAGATACTGCTAACTTTCTGGCAAAAACTATGGATATGGATGCCTTTATCAAATCTGTTGTTGCAACCTGTGATTATGTAAAGGCAAAAAAACGCAGTAAGAAAAAAATAAACCTCTCCTTTGATGAATGGAACGTATGGTTCCACTCCAACGAAGCCGATAAAAAAATTGACAGATGGTCTATCGCACCACCTCAGCTTGAAGATGTTTACAATTTCGAGGATGCACTATTGGTTGGAAGTATGATGATAACTCTGTTAAAGAATGCCGACAGAGTAAAGATGGCTTGTCTTGCACAGCTTGTGAATGTTATTGCACCAATAATGACAGAGAACGGCGGAAGTGCATGGAAGCAGACCATTTACTATCCATACCTCCATACTTCAGTGTTTGGAAGAGGTACTGTTTTAAATACTATTATGAAAGCACCTAAGTTTGACACTAAGGATTTTACTGACGTTTCAGCCATAGATGCAACAGCAGTTATTAATGACAACAATGATGAAATTACCATTTTTGCAGTAAACAGGCATATGGAAAATAGTATGACTCTTGATGTTGAACTAAATGGCTTCGGACAATTTGAGGTTGTTGAACATATAGTTCTTGAACATAATGATGTAAAAGCTACTAATACAAAAGAAAATCCAAATAACGTTATTCCGAACAATAATGGAAATGCAATTGTAGAAGACGGAAGTATCAAGGCTTCCTTAAAGAATCTTTCCTGGAATGTTATAAGATTGAAAAAAGTAAAATAG
- a CDS encoding ArsR family transcriptional regulator, producing MKIDISEKWLPVYEALSSSVRIKIINLLAMDALNIKQLAQELSLSSAIVTMHVKKLEKAGIVHSERKSINGAVQKLCFLDVDSLDIQFPSRQVKTRNYHKFSMPIGHYSNFTVTPTCGIATPEKVIGEFDDPRYFLEPDRVNAGILWFTEGFVEYKIPNFLLSVQQPEELEISMELGSEAPGINSNWPSDITFFLNEKKVGQWTSPGDYGNSRGRYTPDWWSLQVGQYGLYKSIRITQDGSYIDGIKVSDTSLSSLDIRQKYWTFRIAVLPDSQNVGGVTIFGKGFGNYSRDILFKLFYK from the coding sequence ATGAAGATAGATATATCTGAAAAGTGGCTGCCTGTGTATGAAGCTTTAAGCAGCAGCGTACGAATAAAAATAATTAACTTACTCGCAATGGATGCTTTAAATATAAAACAGCTGGCCCAAGAACTTAGTTTGAGCAGTGCGATAGTAACAATGCATGTTAAAAAGCTTGAGAAAGCTGGCATTGTTCATTCCGAACGAAAAAGTATTAACGGGGCAGTGCAAAAACTCTGCTTTCTTGACGTAGACTCCTTGGATATCCAATTTCCAAGCAGACAGGTAAAAACAAGAAATTACCACAAATTCTCAATGCCCATAGGTCATTACTCGAATTTTACAGTTACCCCCACTTGCGGAATAGCAACACCTGAAAAGGTTATAGGTGAGTTTGATGATCCAAGGTATTTTTTGGAGCCGGACAGAGTTAATGCCGGAATACTTTGGTTTACGGAAGGTTTTGTAGAATACAAGATTCCCAATTTTCTGCTTTCCGTGCAGCAGCCCGAAGAATTGGAAATATCAATGGAGCTTGGTTCTGAAGCTCCGGGGATAAACAGCAATTGGCCGTCGGATATAACTTTTTTTCTTAATGAAAAAAAAGTCGGTCAATGGACCAGTCCCGGTGATTATGGAAACAGCAGGGGCAGATATACTCCTGATTGGTGGAGTCTGCAGGTTGGTCAATACGGGTTATATAAATCCATACGTATAACACAGGATGGATCTTATATAGACGGAATAAAGGTTTCCGATACATCTCTTTCATCTTTGGATATTCGTCAGAAATATTGGACTTTCAGAATAGCAGTACTTCCTGACTCACAGAATGTCGGCGGTGTAACAATATTTGGGAAAGGTTTTGGCAATTATAGTCGAGATATATTGTTTAAATTATTTTATAAATAA
- a CDS encoding HAD-IA family hydrolase, whose amino-acid sequence MRKAVIFDFDGVVINSTEVQRQAFFESYKIAVGDGGIPSFEEFLRHSGDSLPNIFKKMNLPLEMVEPYREISRRKITEIKVYDGMRELLADLKENKYMCGLCTGKDRARTIEILDNADLFNYFDTLVCSDDVCNPKPHPESLVFCLEKLGVSREDSVMVGDARNDILCAKSAGVKNIAVTWGDTDIEDLKKERPDYIVRSIVELKGCLFNLYNPSNKNGMFKTMNINNVMVNTLNGR is encoded by the coding sequence TTGAGAAAAGCAGTAATTTTTGATTTTGACGGAGTTGTTATAAATTCTACTGAAGTACAGAGGCAGGCTTTTTTCGAAAGCTATAAGATTGCAGTTGGTGATGGTGGTATACCATCTTTTGAGGAGTTTCTAAGGCATAGCGGAGATTCACTACCGAATATATTTAAAAAAATGAATCTGCCATTAGAGATGGTGGAGCCATACAGAGAAATAAGCCGTAGAAAGATAACAGAAATAAAAGTGTATGACGGTATGAGGGAGCTATTGGCTGATTTAAAGGAAAATAAATATATGTGTGGTCTATGTACGGGAAAAGACAGGGCCAGAACAATAGAAATACTTGATAATGCGGATTTATTCAACTATTTTGATACTTTGGTTTGCTCGGATGATGTCTGTAACCCAAAGCCTCACCCGGAGAGTTTAGTGTTCTGTCTGGAAAAGTTAGGTGTTTCAAGAGAAGATTCCGTAATGGTTGGGGATGCCAGAAACGATATTCTGTGTGCAAAATCCGCAGGAGTAAAAAATATTGCTGTTACTTGGGGTGATACGGATATAGAGGATCTTAAAAAAGAACGTCCTGATTATATAGTAAGAAGTATTGTGGAATTAAAAGGTTGCCTCTTTAATTTATATAACCCAAGTAATAAAAATGGCATGTTTAAGACCATGAATATTAACAATGTTATGGTAAATACACTAAATGGCAGGTAA
- a CDS encoding ABC transporter permease, protein MNSQIIKKITKYRLFWPLVCLFAVLVVNLIRTPDFFNISINSKGVLYGYLIDIINRSSELIILAAGMTVCVASSAGTDISVGSVMAVTGAVTCFLLGTGDAYNIPYVLAVLAGILAATACGAWNGFLVAKLKIQPMVATLILFTAGRGIAQLITGGNILYIKVKNFKYLGSVLPGVPLPTPIFVAAAVVILTSVLLRKSALGMYIQSVGINAKASRLIGLNSTLIIFLTYAFCGLCSGIAGTIATSRIYSIDANNVGLNMEMDAILAVALGGNSLAGGKFSLAGSVIGAITIQALSTSLYSMGVSADQLPVYKAIVVIIIVSLQSKQLKKFFKNFSQKQKISKAGEKVTQ, encoded by the coding sequence ATGAATAGTCAAATAATTAAAAAGATAACAAAATACAGGCTATTCTGGCCATTAGTATGCCTCTTTGCAGTATTGGTTGTGAATCTTATCAGAACTCCTGACTTTTTTAATATTTCCATTAACAGCAAAGGGGTACTTTACGGGTATCTCATTGATATAATAAACCGTTCAAGCGAATTAATCATCCTTGCAGCAGGTATGACAGTATGTGTGGCATCCTCTGCAGGAACGGATATTTCAGTGGGGTCGGTAATGGCAGTAACAGGTGCGGTGACATGTTTCTTATTGGGAACTGGGGATGCTTATAATATACCTTATGTCCTTGCAGTATTAGCTGGGATTCTGGCTGCAACTGCTTGCGGTGCCTGGAACGGATTCCTTGTGGCAAAACTGAAAATCCAACCAATGGTAGCAACGTTGATTCTTTTTACTGCCGGTCGTGGTATTGCACAGCTCATTACAGGAGGAAACATACTTTACATAAAAGTTAAAAACTTTAAGTATCTGGGCTCTGTACTGCCGGGGGTACCATTGCCGACACCTATTTTTGTAGCAGCAGCAGTAGTAATACTGACTTCAGTTCTTCTACGAAAATCGGCACTTGGAATGTATATTCAAAGTGTGGGTATAAATGCAAAAGCCAGTAGATTAATCGGCTTGAATTCAACATTAATTATATTTTTAACTTACGCATTCTGTGGCTTGTGTTCAGGAATAGCAGGTACAATAGCCACCTCCAGAATTTATTCAATTGACGCAAATAATGTGGGACTTAATATGGAAATGGACGCAATTCTTGCAGTTGCACTGGGTGGTAACAGTCTGGCAGGAGGAAAATTCTCGTTGGCAGGCAGTGTTATAGGTGCTATTACCATACAGGCATTGTCTACTTCACTTTATTCAATGGGAGTATCGGCAGACCAGCTGCCTGTTTATAAAGCAATAGTTGTAATTATAATTGTATCCTTGCAATCAAAACAATTAAAAAAGTTCTTCAAAAATTTCAGTCAAAAGCAAAAAATCAGTAAGGCTGGAGAGAAGGTGACACAATGA
- the rsgA gene encoding ribosome small subunit-dependent GTPase A — protein MNLDRLGWDSFFEKSFAEYGNKELIPARILSQQKNNYTVCLENKSFNAKLSGKFIYTASKKKHFPAVGDWTLIKLTENNSQAIIHHVLPRKTAFVRKLPISGGRKVKNGCIVGGTTEEQIIAANVDTVFIVCGLDGNFNLQRIERYITLAYNSGATPVIILNKVDCCESIEDHVVKVRKIAAGLDIYPISVLKNIGMDIFDKYLLQGKTIVFLGSSGVGKSSIINYLIGEEKQRTNLISDFNGKGKHTTTSAQLVFHNSGCMIIDTPGLRELQLWGEEDALNQNFDDIISIAKKCKYRDCQHDKEPGCAVKLSIEEGLISLERLENYRKQHYELVMLDGRIKQNEAYLSKGAKLHAKVQQDKRKGNFQRNKNIFKSF, from the coding sequence ATGAATTTAGACAGATTGGGATGGGACAGCTTTTTTGAGAAGTCTTTTGCCGAATATGGCAATAAGGAATTGATTCCCGCAAGAATTTTGTCCCAACAGAAAAACAATTATACGGTATGCTTGGAGAATAAGTCTTTTAATGCGAAGCTGTCAGGAAAATTTATTTATACGGCAAGTAAAAAGAAACACTTTCCTGCGGTTGGAGATTGGACCTTAATAAAACTAACCGAAAATAATAGTCAAGCAATAATTCATCACGTTTTACCAAGAAAAACTGCCTTTGTTCGAAAGTTACCCATATCGGGAGGCAGAAAAGTTAAAAACGGGTGTATCGTAGGGGGAACTACGGAGGAACAGATTATTGCAGCAAATGTAGATACAGTATTTATTGTATGTGGTCTGGATGGAAATTTTAATCTTCAAAGAATCGAAAGGTATATAACACTTGCCTACAACAGCGGTGCTACTCCTGTTATCATCTTAAATAAAGTTGATTGCTGTGAATCCATTGAAGATCATGTGGTTAAAGTGAGAAAAATTGCAGCAGGCTTGGACATTTACCCCATTAGTGTATTAAAAAATATCGGTATGGACATTTTTGATAAATACCTGCTCCAAGGTAAAACAATAGTTTTTCTAGGTTCTTCGGGAGTTGGAAAATCATCGATAATCAATTATTTAATTGGGGAGGAAAAACAAAGAACTAATTTAATAAGTGATTTCAATGGAAAAGGAAAACATACAACAACAAGCGCTCAACTGGTATTTCATAATTCAGGATGTATGATAATTGATACTCCGGGTTTAAGGGAATTGCAACTGTGGGGAGAAGAGGATGCTCTGAATCAAAATTTTGATGATATCATCAGTATAGCAAAGAAATGTAAATATAGGGACTGCCAGCATGATAAAGAGCCCGGATGTGCGGTCAAGCTGTCCATTGAGGAAGGGCTGATAAGCCTTGAAAGGCTTGAAAACTATAGAAAGCAACATTATGAACTGGTAATGCTGGATGGGAGAATAAAGCAAAATGAAGCGTATTTAAGCAAAGGTGCAAAGCTTCATGCAAAAGTGCAACAGGATAAGCGAAAAGGTAATTTTCAACGTAATAAGAATATTTTTAAATCATTTTAA
- a CDS encoding sugar ABC transporter ATP-binding protein, with protein sequence MGNEGYEVLKMRNICKTFPGVTALSDVNFTLRTGEIHALMGENGAGKSTLIKVLTGVEEFESGQILIDGLNHPAINKSPQEAQANGISTVYQEINLCPNLSVAENIFIGRELKKAGRIDWKAINKRAKEILLNFNIDIDVTKSLDNYSVAMQQMVAIARAVDITSKVLILDEPTSSLDEYEVEKLFEVMRKLKAQGTGIIFVTHFLEQVYAVCDRITVLRNGSLVGEYEVDKLPRVQLVAKMMGKEFDDLALIKKAAKEQEIKATKENFISAKELGHTGTIKPFSLEIKKGEVIGLAGLLGSGRSELARVIYGADKSDCGELEVSGEKCSFKAPIDSMKAGMAFCPENRKEEGIIADLSVRENMILALQAKRGMFKLISKKEQEELTDKFINMLQIKTASRETPIKQLSGGNQQKVILGRWLMTEPDFLILDEPTRGIDVGTKTEIQKLVVDFASKGMTVMFISSEIEEMLRTVNRMAVLRDGRKVGELDESELSQELVMKVIAGGDANE encoded by the coding sequence GTGGGGAATGAAGGTTATGAAGTTCTTAAAATGAGAAACATTTGTAAGACTTTTCCCGGAGTAACAGCGCTGTCCGATGTAAATTTTACATTGAGGACCGGTGAGATTCATGCTCTTATGGGCGAAAATGGTGCGGGAAAAAGTACGTTGATTAAAGTTTTGACAGGTGTTGAAGAATTTGAATCAGGTCAAATACTTATAGACGGTTTAAATCATCCGGCTATTAATAAATCTCCCCAGGAAGCACAAGCAAACGGAATCAGTACTGTATACCAGGAGATAAATTTATGCCCGAACCTTTCGGTAGCAGAAAACATTTTTATAGGGAGAGAGCTGAAAAAGGCGGGGCGTATTGATTGGAAAGCAATAAATAAAAGAGCAAAAGAGATTTTACTAAATTTCAATATTGATATTGATGTTACAAAATCTCTGGACAATTATTCGGTAGCTATGCAACAGATGGTCGCTATTGCCAGAGCAGTTGACATTACCTCAAAAGTGCTTATATTGGATGAACCTACATCAAGTTTGGATGAATATGAGGTTGAAAAACTTTTTGAGGTAATGAGAAAATTAAAAGCCCAGGGAACAGGTATCATATTTGTAACACACTTTCTAGAACAGGTATATGCAGTATGTGACAGGATTACGGTGCTACGAAATGGCAGTCTGGTAGGCGAATATGAGGTTGACAAACTGCCCAGAGTTCAGCTGGTTGCAAAAATGATGGGTAAGGAATTTGACGATCTGGCGCTGATAAAAAAAGCAGCAAAGGAACAGGAAATTAAAGCAACGAAGGAGAACTTTATCTCTGCAAAAGAATTGGGTCACACCGGAACTATCAAACCTTTTAGCCTGGAAATCAAAAAAGGTGAAGTAATAGGTCTAGCAGGCCTTTTAGGGTCTGGTCGTTCCGAATTGGCAAGAGTAATATATGGTGCAGATAAGTCAGATTGCGGAGAGCTGGAAGTCAGTGGGGAAAAATGCAGTTTTAAGGCACCGATAGATTCAATGAAAGCGGGAATGGCTTTTTGTCCTGAAAACAGAAAAGAAGAAGGAATCATAGCAGATTTATCTGTAAGAGAAAATATGATACTTGCTCTGCAAGCTAAGAGAGGTATGTTTAAACTTATAAGTAAAAAGGAGCAGGAGGAGCTTACAGATAAGTTTATCAATATGCTTCAGATAAAAACTGCAAGCCGTGAAACCCCTATAAAACAGCTCAGCGGCGGTAATCAACAAAAAGTTATACTGGGTAGATGGCTTATGACGGAGCCAGACTTTTTAATTCTTGATGAACCCACCAGAGGTATTGATGTTGGCACAAAAACGGAGATACAGAAGCTCGTTGTTGATTTTGCGAGTAAAGGAATGACGGTAATGTTTATTTCTTCCGAAATAGAAGAAATGCTTCGTACCGTTAACAGAATGGCTGTTCTGCGAGACGGCAGAAAAGTGGGGGAACTTGACGAAAGTGAATTGTCTCAGGAACTGGTTATGAAGGTTATCGCAGGGGGTGATGCTAATGAATAG